CTATTACCGTCCGGGAAGTAATGAACTGCGCCCGGGCGGTGTTGAAAGTCAAGGACAAAAACGCAACGCACAAAATCCTTTGCCGCGTACAGATGGAAGATTACGAGAACGCGCTGATCGGGACGCTGTCGGGCGGGCAGCTTCAAAAGATACTGATAGCCCGCGCCCTCTTAGGCGACCCTGACCTGCTGGTGCTCGACGAGCCTTCAACCGGCATAGATCTAAAAAGCCAGCGCGAAATCTACGCCCTGATAAAGAAGCTCAACCGCGAGGACGGCATAACCGTTGTTTCAGTCGAACACAACCTTGAAGCCGCCGTCAAAAACTCGACGATTATATACCATATCTCAAATGGTCACGCCCATGTTTGTTCGCCTGAAACCTACGCCGAAGAGTTCTTAAACGGCGAAAAATAAATAGATTTTTCGGAGGAATCCAATGCTTAGATACGCTTTCATGCAAAACGCATTTGTCGTTTCGCTGTTTATATCTATACTGTGCCCCTGCATAGGCATTTTCCTTGTGCTGCGGCGCAATTCAATGATCGGCGATACTCTCGCCCACTCTTCCCTTGCGGGCATTGCGGGCGGGCTGCTGTTCAACACCAGCCCTATCCTCGGCGCTTTTGTCTTTACCTCCTTCTGCGGCGCCTTGATCGAGTTTCTGCGCGCTTATTTTAAAAAATACACCGACCTTATCCTGACAATCGTGCTTTCGCTCAGCGTCGGCACAGCGATTACGATAATGAGCTCCGGCTCCGTTCACACCGATATAAACGCCTTTATGTTCGGCAGCATACTCACCGTGTCCAAAAGCGACCTTGTTACCGTTATTATCTTAAGTGCTATCTTCGTTCTGACGCTCATACTGCTCTATAACCAGCTTATTTATATCGCTTTTGACGAGGACGGAGCGAAAATCGCCGGGGTTAAAGTAAAAATCATAAACTACATTTTTTCAATCCTCGTTGCCGCGGCTATTTCAGTTTCAATAAGAATTGTCGGTGTCCTTGTTCTGTCGTCAATGACAGCGCTACCTGTCGCCGCCGCGCTACAGCTTAAAAAGGGCTTTAAGACTACGCTTTTGGCTTCTATTA
This DNA window, taken from [Clostridium] cellulosi, encodes the following:
- a CDS encoding putative metal transport system ATP-binding protein TP_0035 (High confidence in function and specificity), with the translated sequence MIKINNLSYSYNGAPPFLLNGLSLEIKRGEYVSILGDNGSGKSTLVKLILGLLKPVGGSIENNAKRTGYVAQKSDWFNPQFPITVREVMNCARAVLKVKDKNATHKILCRVQMEDYENALIGTLSGGQLQKILIARALLGDPDLLVLDEPSTGIDLKSQREIYALIKKLNREDGITVVSVEHNLEAAVKNSTIIYHISNGHAHVCSPETYAEEFLNGEK
- a CDS encoding putative metal transport system membrane protein TP_0036 (High confidence in function and specificity), producing MLRYAFMQNAFVVSLFISILCPCIGIFLVLRRNSMIGDTLAHSSLAGIAGGLLFNTSPILGAFVFTSFCGALIEFLRAYFKKYTDLILTIVLSLSVGTAITIMSSGSVHTDINAFMFGSILTVSKSDLVTVIILSAIFVLTLILLYNQLIYIAFDEDGAKIAGVKVKIINYIFSILVAAAISVSIRIVGVLVLSSMTALPVAAALQLKKGFKTTLLASIIISVIDIMAGLVISYYQGCAPGGMTALISVFMLCVVIIIQRLRLVFARHKHMKEIRQ